The Globicephala melas chromosome 13, mGloMel1.2, whole genome shotgun sequence genome includes a region encoding these proteins:
- the P2RX2 gene encoding P2X purinoceptor 2 isoform X2: MAAAEPKTPAGTAAARRLARSCWSAFWDYETPKVIVVKNRRLGIVYRTVQLLILLYFVWYVFIVQKSYQDRETGPESSVITKVKGITSSENKVWDVEEYVKPPEGGSVFSIITRIEVTPFQTLGTCAESMRVRNATCDSDEDCVAGQLDMLGNGLRTGRCVPYYHGSSKTCEVSAWCPVEDGASVSQFLGKMAPNFTILIKNSIHYPKFQFSKGNIENRKDGYLKHCTFHEVSDLYCPIFKLGYIVEQAGENFTQLAHSGGVIGVIINWDCDLDLSASKCNPKYSFRRLDPKHVPASSGYNFRFAKYYKVNGTTTRTLIKAYGIRIDVIVHGQGSFLCDWILLTFMNKNKVYSHKKFDKVCTPGPSSGSWPVTLALVLGQGPPPPYPCSADPGQAGQPQGEGQSQAWAVPPPLPCPTSAPSEQMVDAPKRGAGPGLGTSEPSQQDCALTDARGLAQL; the protein is encoded by the exons ATGGCGGCGGCCGAGCCCAAGACCCCCGCGGGGACGGCCGCGGCCCGACGCCTGGCCCGGAGCTGCTGGTCCGCGTTCTGGGACTACGAGACGCCCAAGGTGATCGTGGTGAAGAACCGGCGCCTGGGCATCGTGTACCGCACGGTGCAGCTGCTCATTCTGCTCTACTTCGTGTG GTACGTGTTCATCGTGCAAAAGAGCTACCAGGACAGGGAGACGGGCCCCGAGAGCTCCGTCATCACCAAGGTCAAGGGCATCACTTCGTCCGAGAACAAAGTGTGGGACGTGGAGGAGTACGTGAAACCCCCCGAG GGGGGCAGCGTGTTCAGCATCATCACCAGGATCGAGGTCACCCCCTTCCAGACCCTCGGAACCTGCGCCGAG AGTATGAGGGTCAGAAACGCCACGTGCGACTCGGACGAGGACTGCGTGGCTGGGCAGCTGGACATGCTGGGAAACG GCCTGCGGACCGGGCGCTGCGTGCCTTATTACCACGGGTCCTCCAAGACCTGCGAGGTGTCCGCCTGGTGCCCGGTGGAGGACGGGGCCTCAGTCAG CCAGTTTCTCGGTAAGATGGCCCCCAATTTCACCATCCTCATCAAGAACAGCATCCACTACCCCAAATTCCAGTTCTCCAA GGGCAACATCGAGAACCGGAAGGATGGCTACCTGAAACACTGCACATTCCATGAGGTCTCTGACCTCTACTGCCCCATTTTCAAGCTGGGCTACATCGTGGAGCAGGCAGGGGAAAACTTCACGCAGCTGGCACACTCG GGTGGTGTAATTGGGGTCATTATCAACTGGGACTGTGACCTGGACCTGTCGGCGTCAAAGTGCAACCCCAAATACTCCTTCCGGAGGCTCGACCCCAAGCATGTCCCAGCCTCATCTGGCTACAACTTCAG GTTCGCCAAGTACTACAAAGTAAACGGTACCACCACCCGCACACTCATCAAAGCCTACGGGATCCGAATTGACGTCATCGTGCACGGACAG GGCTCCTTCCTGTGCGACTGGATCTTGCTAACGTTCATGAACAAAAACAAGGTCTACAGCCATAAGAAATTTGACAAGGTGTGTACTCCAGGGCCTTCCTCAGGCAGCTGGCCTGTGACCCTGGCCCTTGTTTTGGGCCAGGGCCCTCCCCCACCCTATCCCTGCTCCGCAGACCCAGGCCAGGCTGGCCAACCGCAAggtgaggggcagagccaggcctgggctgTCCCACCCCCATTGCCTTGCCCCACCTCTGCCCCGTCTGAGCAGATGGTGGACGCTCCCAAGCGGGGTGCAGGACCAGGGCTTGG
- the P2RX2 gene encoding P2X purinoceptor 2 isoform X1, producing MAAAEPKTPAGTAAARRLARSCWSAFWDYETPKVIVVKNRRLGIVYRTVQLLILLYFVWYVFIVQKSYQDRETGPESSVITKVKGITSSENKVWDVEEYVKPPEGGSVFSIITRIEVTPFQTLGTCAESMRVRNATCDSDEDCVAGQLDMLGNGLRTGRCVPYYHGSSKTCEVSAWCPVEDGASVSQFLGKMAPNFTILIKNSIHYPKFQFSKGNIENRKDGYLKHCTFHEVSDLYCPIFKLGYIVEQAGENFTQLAHSGGVIGVIINWDCDLDLSASKCNPKYSFRRLDPKHVPASSGYNFRFAKYYKVNGTTTRTLIKAYGIRIDVIVHGQAGKFSLIPTIINLATALTSIGVGSFLCDWILLTFMNKNKVYSHKKFDKVCTPGPSSGSWPVTLALVLGQGPPPPYPCSADPGQAGQPQGEGQSQAWAVPPPLPCPTSAPSEQMVDAPKRGAGPGLGTSEPSQQDCALTDARGLAQL from the exons ATGGCGGCGGCCGAGCCCAAGACCCCCGCGGGGACGGCCGCGGCCCGACGCCTGGCCCGGAGCTGCTGGTCCGCGTTCTGGGACTACGAGACGCCCAAGGTGATCGTGGTGAAGAACCGGCGCCTGGGCATCGTGTACCGCACGGTGCAGCTGCTCATTCTGCTCTACTTCGTGTG GTACGTGTTCATCGTGCAAAAGAGCTACCAGGACAGGGAGACGGGCCCCGAGAGCTCCGTCATCACCAAGGTCAAGGGCATCACTTCGTCCGAGAACAAAGTGTGGGACGTGGAGGAGTACGTGAAACCCCCCGAG GGGGGCAGCGTGTTCAGCATCATCACCAGGATCGAGGTCACCCCCTTCCAGACCCTCGGAACCTGCGCCGAG AGTATGAGGGTCAGAAACGCCACGTGCGACTCGGACGAGGACTGCGTGGCTGGGCAGCTGGACATGCTGGGAAACG GCCTGCGGACCGGGCGCTGCGTGCCTTATTACCACGGGTCCTCCAAGACCTGCGAGGTGTCCGCCTGGTGCCCGGTGGAGGACGGGGCCTCAGTCAG CCAGTTTCTCGGTAAGATGGCCCCCAATTTCACCATCCTCATCAAGAACAGCATCCACTACCCCAAATTCCAGTTCTCCAA GGGCAACATCGAGAACCGGAAGGATGGCTACCTGAAACACTGCACATTCCATGAGGTCTCTGACCTCTACTGCCCCATTTTCAAGCTGGGCTACATCGTGGAGCAGGCAGGGGAAAACTTCACGCAGCTGGCACACTCG GGTGGTGTAATTGGGGTCATTATCAACTGGGACTGTGACCTGGACCTGTCGGCGTCAAAGTGCAACCCCAAATACTCCTTCCGGAGGCTCGACCCCAAGCATGTCCCAGCCTCATCTGGCTACAACTTCAG GTTCGCCAAGTACTACAAAGTAAACGGTACCACCACCCGCACACTCATCAAAGCCTACGGGATCCGAATTGACGTCATCGTGCACGGACAG GCAGGGAAGTTCAGCCTGATTCCCACCATCATTAACCTGGCCACAGCGCTGACCTCTATCGGGGTG GGCTCCTTCCTGTGCGACTGGATCTTGCTAACGTTCATGAACAAAAACAAGGTCTACAGCCATAAGAAATTTGACAAGGTGTGTACTCCAGGGCCTTCCTCAGGCAGCTGGCCTGTGACCCTGGCCCTTGTTTTGGGCCAGGGCCCTCCCCCACCCTATCCCTGCTCCGCAGACCCAGGCCAGGCTGGCCAACCGCAAggtgaggggcagagccaggcctgggctgTCCCACCCCCATTGCCTTGCCCCACCTCTGCCCCGTCTGAGCAGATGGTGGACGCTCCCAAGCGGGGTGCAGGACCAGGGCTTGG
- the P2RX2 gene encoding P2X purinoceptor 2 isoform X6 produces MAAAEPKTPAGTAAARRLARSCWSAFWDYETPKVIVVKNRRLGIVYRTVQLLILLYFVWYVFIVQKSYQDRETGPESSVITKVKGITSSENKVWDVEEYVKPPEGGSVFSIITRIEVTPFQTLGTCAESMRVRNATCDSDEDCVAGQLDMLGNGLRTGRCVPYYHGSSKTCEVSAWCPVEDGASVSQFLGKMAPNFTILIKNSIHYPKFQFSKGNIENRKDGYLKHCTFHEVSDLYCPIFKLGYIVEQAGENFTQLAHSGGVIGVIINWDCDLDLSASKCNPKYSFRRLDPKHVPASSGYNFRFAKYYKVNGTTTRTLIKAYGIRIDVIVHGQGSFLCDWILLTFMNKNKVYSHKKFDKMVDAPKRGAGPGLGTSEPSQQDCALTDARGLAQL; encoded by the exons ATGGCGGCGGCCGAGCCCAAGACCCCCGCGGGGACGGCCGCGGCCCGACGCCTGGCCCGGAGCTGCTGGTCCGCGTTCTGGGACTACGAGACGCCCAAGGTGATCGTGGTGAAGAACCGGCGCCTGGGCATCGTGTACCGCACGGTGCAGCTGCTCATTCTGCTCTACTTCGTGTG GTACGTGTTCATCGTGCAAAAGAGCTACCAGGACAGGGAGACGGGCCCCGAGAGCTCCGTCATCACCAAGGTCAAGGGCATCACTTCGTCCGAGAACAAAGTGTGGGACGTGGAGGAGTACGTGAAACCCCCCGAG GGGGGCAGCGTGTTCAGCATCATCACCAGGATCGAGGTCACCCCCTTCCAGACCCTCGGAACCTGCGCCGAG AGTATGAGGGTCAGAAACGCCACGTGCGACTCGGACGAGGACTGCGTGGCTGGGCAGCTGGACATGCTGGGAAACG GCCTGCGGACCGGGCGCTGCGTGCCTTATTACCACGGGTCCTCCAAGACCTGCGAGGTGTCCGCCTGGTGCCCGGTGGAGGACGGGGCCTCAGTCAG CCAGTTTCTCGGTAAGATGGCCCCCAATTTCACCATCCTCATCAAGAACAGCATCCACTACCCCAAATTCCAGTTCTCCAA GGGCAACATCGAGAACCGGAAGGATGGCTACCTGAAACACTGCACATTCCATGAGGTCTCTGACCTCTACTGCCCCATTTTCAAGCTGGGCTACATCGTGGAGCAGGCAGGGGAAAACTTCACGCAGCTGGCACACTCG GGTGGTGTAATTGGGGTCATTATCAACTGGGACTGTGACCTGGACCTGTCGGCGTCAAAGTGCAACCCCAAATACTCCTTCCGGAGGCTCGACCCCAAGCATGTCCCAGCCTCATCTGGCTACAACTTCAG GTTCGCCAAGTACTACAAAGTAAACGGTACCACCACCCGCACACTCATCAAAGCCTACGGGATCCGAATTGACGTCATCGTGCACGGACAG GGCTCCTTCCTGTGCGACTGGATCTTGCTAACGTTCATGAACAAAAACAAGGTCTACAGCCATAAGAAATTTGACAAG ATGGTGGACGCTCCCAAGCGGGGTGCAGGACCAGGGCTTGG
- the P2RX2 gene encoding P2X purinoceptor 2 isoform X5 has translation MAAAEPKTPAGTAAARRLARSCWSAFWDYETPKVIVVKNRRLGIVYRTVQLLILLYFVWYVFIVQKSYQDRETGPESSVITKVKGITSSENKVWDVEEYVKPPEGGSVFSIITRIEVTPFQTLGTCAESMRVRNATCDSDEDCVAGQLDMLGNGLRTGRCVPYYHGSSKTCEVSAWCPVEDGASVSQFLGKMAPNFTILIKNSIHYPKFQFSKGNIENRKDGYLKHCTFHEVSDLYCPIFKLGYIVEQAGENFTQLAHSGGVIGVIINWDCDLDLSASKCNPKYSFRRLDPKHVPASSGYNFRFAKYYKVNGTTTRTLIKAYGIRIDVIVHGQAGKFSLIPTIINLATALTSIGVGSFLCDWILLTFMNKNKVYSHKKFDKMVDAPKRGAGPGLGTSEPSQQDCALTDARGLAQL, from the exons ATGGCGGCGGCCGAGCCCAAGACCCCCGCGGGGACGGCCGCGGCCCGACGCCTGGCCCGGAGCTGCTGGTCCGCGTTCTGGGACTACGAGACGCCCAAGGTGATCGTGGTGAAGAACCGGCGCCTGGGCATCGTGTACCGCACGGTGCAGCTGCTCATTCTGCTCTACTTCGTGTG GTACGTGTTCATCGTGCAAAAGAGCTACCAGGACAGGGAGACGGGCCCCGAGAGCTCCGTCATCACCAAGGTCAAGGGCATCACTTCGTCCGAGAACAAAGTGTGGGACGTGGAGGAGTACGTGAAACCCCCCGAG GGGGGCAGCGTGTTCAGCATCATCACCAGGATCGAGGTCACCCCCTTCCAGACCCTCGGAACCTGCGCCGAG AGTATGAGGGTCAGAAACGCCACGTGCGACTCGGACGAGGACTGCGTGGCTGGGCAGCTGGACATGCTGGGAAACG GCCTGCGGACCGGGCGCTGCGTGCCTTATTACCACGGGTCCTCCAAGACCTGCGAGGTGTCCGCCTGGTGCCCGGTGGAGGACGGGGCCTCAGTCAG CCAGTTTCTCGGTAAGATGGCCCCCAATTTCACCATCCTCATCAAGAACAGCATCCACTACCCCAAATTCCAGTTCTCCAA GGGCAACATCGAGAACCGGAAGGATGGCTACCTGAAACACTGCACATTCCATGAGGTCTCTGACCTCTACTGCCCCATTTTCAAGCTGGGCTACATCGTGGAGCAGGCAGGGGAAAACTTCACGCAGCTGGCACACTCG GGTGGTGTAATTGGGGTCATTATCAACTGGGACTGTGACCTGGACCTGTCGGCGTCAAAGTGCAACCCCAAATACTCCTTCCGGAGGCTCGACCCCAAGCATGTCCCAGCCTCATCTGGCTACAACTTCAG GTTCGCCAAGTACTACAAAGTAAACGGTACCACCACCCGCACACTCATCAAAGCCTACGGGATCCGAATTGACGTCATCGTGCACGGACAG GCAGGGAAGTTCAGCCTGATTCCCACCATCATTAACCTGGCCACAGCGCTGACCTCTATCGGGGTG GGCTCCTTCCTGTGCGACTGGATCTTGCTAACGTTCATGAACAAAAACAAGGTCTACAGCCATAAGAAATTTGACAAG ATGGTGGACGCTCCCAAGCGGGGTGCAGGACCAGGGCTTGG